The following proteins are encoded in a genomic region of Arcobacter cloacae:
- a CDS encoding nickel/cobalt transporter gives MIRYLFILLFLKGILFGCSLCSIYSPKTHVSTQIKADKEYIKTLKVTWSFPSEFTKELLKIYDLNLDATFDEKELKLIENALIDYLEPKNFLTTISYDNKINEKSLPFEVKNYRLNLKDYALSFEYNIDLNYKIYDKNILYIKIVDKEEYFSIIFEDIKQLLYIPYKVSKQTNINEVIFTIDAPDLKVQEDKKEEIIQENKEVIKEEKIVEKQKEEQLVKEENLLEKFNQTIKEYLVKIQKGEDKFALIFLLMASFIYGIIHSLGPGHGKALAFSYFSSFKSSYFEAFLISLGTAFVHIIGAFILVMFSVFVLQSVMNRFMQDSILYITNFSALIIMFLALYILYRKLTKKSNSCSCCVRLNQARFDIKPNKNLNFVKTAQQSPVLIKSRSKKQDLLFVLSAGIIPCPGTVLLFVYAFLLETYFAVILASISISLGMAVVIFASSFLGVSIHKVSQKSKKLVNILEIVSPIFMFILALLLFFSITI, from the coding sequence ATGATTAGATATTTATTTATACTTTTATTTTTAAAGGGTATCCTTTTTGGATGCTCTTTATGCTCTATTTATTCCCCAAAAACTCATGTATCAACCCAAATAAAAGCAGATAAAGAGTATATAAAAACTCTAAAAGTAACTTGGTCTTTTCCAAGTGAATTTACAAAAGAGTTATTAAAAATTTATGATTTAAATCTTGATGCAACTTTTGATGAGAAAGAGTTAAAATTAATTGAAAACGCTTTGATTGATTATTTAGAACCAAAAAATTTTTTAACTACAATCTCTTATGATAATAAAATAAATGAAAAATCTTTACCCTTTGAGGTGAAAAATTATAGATTAAATTTAAAAGATTATGCTTTGAGTTTTGAATATAACATTGATTTGAATTATAAAATTTATGACAAAAATATTTTATATATAAAAATAGTTGATAAAGAAGAGTATTTTTCAATAATTTTTGAAGATATAAAACAGTTATTGTATATTCCTTATAAAGTTTCAAAACAAACAAACATAAATGAAGTTATTTTTACTATTGATGCTCCTGATTTAAAAGTTCAAGAAGATAAAAAAGAAGAGATTATTCAAGAAAACAAAGAAGTTATTAAAGAAGAAAAAATTGTTGAAAAACAAAAAGAAGAACAGCTTGTAAAAGAAGAAAATCTTTTAGAGAAATTTAATCAAACAATAAAAGAGTATTTAGTAAAAATCCAAAAAGGTGAAGATAAATTTGCACTTATTTTTTTACTTATGGCATCGTTTATTTATGGAATTATTCATTCTCTTGGTCCAGGACATGGAAAGGCTTTGGCATTTTCATATTTTTCTTCTTTTAAGAGTTCATATTTTGAAGCTTTTTTAATCTCTTTAGGAACAGCTTTTGTTCATATAATTGGAGCATTTATTTTAGTTATGTTTTCAGTTTTTGTACTTCAAAGTGTTATGAATAGATTTATGCAAGACTCTATTTTGTATATTACAAATTTTAGTGCTTTGATTATTATGTTTTTAGCTTTATATATTTTGTATAGAAAACTTACTAAAAAATCAAATAGTTGTTCTTGTTGTGTTCGTTTAAACCAAGCAAGATTTGATATAAAACCAAATAAAAATTTAAATTTTGTAAAAACAGCTCAACAAAGTCCCGTTTTAATAAAATCAAGAAGCAAAAAACAGGATTTACTTTTTGTTTTAAGTGCAGGAATTATTCCTTGTCCAGGGACAGTTTTACTTTTTGTTTATGCTTTTTTATTGGAAACTTATTTTGCTGTGATTTTAGCTAGTATTAGTATTAGTCTTGGTATGGCAGTTGTGATTTTTGCTTCATCTTTTTTGGGAGTTTCAATTCATAAAGTATCGCAAAAATCAAAAAAATTGGTAAATATTTTAGAAATAGTTTCACCAATTTTTATG
- a CDS encoding metal ABC transporter solute-binding protein, Zn/Mn family, with the protein MKKIIFLFIALVSFLYASKPELTVNILPQKYFVEKIVKDKYEINVMVKPGASPHNYEPKPSQMKSLMNSKAYFLVGDPFEKVWIKKFKQNVKNTVFVDTTIGIEKIEMVAHTHHEEEDDHKGHNHSHKHEHKHEHKDKHEHSGLDPHIWLDPASVKIQVKNIYEAMIKIDAQNSDFFKANYEEFIKELDELDVEIKNILAPHKGKAFMVFHPSWGYFAKRYEIEQISIEVEGKEPKPNELVKLVEEAKKHDIKIVFVSPQFSQNSAKTISSNIGANVVAINPLSDDWHNNMLTVAKEIANSYK; encoded by the coding sequence GTGAAAAAAATAATTTTTTTATTTATAGCTTTGGTTTCGTTTCTATATGCTTCAAAACCAGAACTAACAGTTAATATACTTCCTCAAAAATATTTTGTTGAAAAAATTGTAAAAGATAAATATGAAATTAATGTGATGGTAAAGCCAGGAGCATCTCCTCATAATTATGAACCAAAACCATCTCAGATGAAATCTTTGATGAATTCTAAAGCTTATTTTTTAGTTGGAGACCCTTTTGAAAAAGTTTGGATTAAAAAATTTAAACAAAATGTAAAAAATACAGTTTTTGTAGATACAACTATTGGAATAGAAAAAATAGAGATGGTAGCACATACACATCATGAGGAAGAAGATGATCATAAAGGTCATAATCATTCACATAAGCATGAACACAAACACGAACACAAAGATAAACATGAACATTCAGGTTTAGACCCACATATTTGGCTTGATCCAGCCTCTGTAAAAATTCAAGTAAAAAACATTTATGAAGCTATGATAAAAATTGATGCACAAAATAGCGATTTTTTCAAAGCAAATTATGAAGAATTTATAAAAGAGTTAGATGAATTGGATGTAGAAATTAAAAATATTTTAGCTCCACATAAAGGTAAGGCATTTATGGTGTTCCACCCATCTTGGGGATATTTTGCAAAAAGATATGAAATAGAACAAATTTCTATAGAAGTTGAAGGTAAAGAACCTAAACCTAATGAATTAGTTAAACTTGTAGAAGAAGCAAAAAAACATGATATAAAAATTGTTTTTGTATCACCTCAATTTTCACAAAATAGTGCAAAAACTATCTCTTCAAATATTGGTGCAAATGTTGTAGCTATAAATCCATTATCAGATGACTGGCATAATAATATGTTAACAGTTGCAAAAGAGATAGCAAATAGTTATAAATGA
- a CDS encoding Fur family transcriptional regulator: protein MNKVDNLTNLTNIKLTSARKSILELLIKSNKPLSYEDMKDNISMDKATFYRNITIFEEENIISSFESNDKKRYFEIKRVAHSHFICSSCSKIECIHQAIEIKLDNHQIDTIIIKGLCSDCLKN from the coding sequence ATGAATAAAGTAGATAATTTAACAAACCTTACGAATATTAAGCTCACAAGTGCTAGAAAATCTATACTTGAACTCTTAATTAAGTCAAATAAGCCTCTATCTTATGAAGATATGAAAGATAATATTTCTATGGATAAGGCAACTTTTTATAGAAATATTACAATTTTTGAAGAAGAAAATATAATAAGTTCTTTTGAATCAAATGATAAAAAAAGATATTTTGAAATAAAAAGAGTTGCGCACTCTCACTTTATTTGTTCTTCATGTTCAAAAATAGAGTGTATTCATCAAGCAATAGAAATAAAACTTGATAATCATCAAATTGATACTATCATTATAAAAGGCTTGTGTTCGGACTGTTTGAAGAATTAA